TGCCAGAGATATGTGCGAACATCTGCTTCGGTGGAAAGAAGCGGAACCGGTTGTTCATGCTGGGGAGCACATCGGTGTATGCGGTGTATGTGGAGACGCAGGGAGCGCATATCACTTGAGTGATGTTCCTCTGAGGATCCTTTTTGTTTGTGGCAAGAACCTGCGGCGCAGTCCGACGGCGGAGGCGGTTTATCGCAATGATCCGCGGGTGGAGGTGCGGTCGGCGGGGGTGAGCGAGAAGAGCAAGCATCGCGTGACGGAGAAGGATCTGGCGTGGGCGGAATTGGTGCTGGTGATGGAGCGGAAGCATAAGGCGCGGATATTGGAGGCGTTCGGTGGATTGGAGAATTTGCCGAGGATCGAATCGCTAGAAATACCGGATGAGTTTGAGTTCATGGAGGAGGAATTGGTGGAGTTGATTCGGGGTGGAGTGGAGGATTTCTTGTCTGCTTTGAATGAGCAATGACGGTTGGGGAAATCCCAAATTCAAAGCTCCGAGGAAATCTCAAACACCAAACATCAAGGTGACCGCCTTCTATGAATTTACGGGTTTTGATTTTTTCGGATGAGCAGTTCACACTGGCTGTATGGACCTCAAGTTGAAGAATAAGGTGGCGCTGGTCACTGGTGGTGCGCGTGGGATTGGGGAAGCGATTGTACGCTTGTTGGTGATGGAAGGGGCGAGGGTGGCAATCGTGGATCGGAATCGGGAGTCGGGTGAGGCATTGGCTGCGCAGCTTCAAGGTGCAGGGGCGAATGTGTTGTTTGTTTCGGCAGATTTGACGGTAGAGGCGGATTGTCTAAAGGCGGTGGAGCAGACGGTGAAGACGTTTGGGCAACTCGACATCGTGGTGAATAATGCGGGGGTGAATGATGGGGTTTCTTTGGAGCAAGCACCGGCGGAGTTCATGCAGTCGCTGCAATTGAATCTCTTTCATGTGTACGCGATCACGCATCATGCGCGGGTGGCGTTGCGGGCGAGCAAGGGCGTGGTGATCAATATCAGCTCCAAGGTGGCGGTGACGGGACAGGGGAAGACGTCCGGTTATGCGGCGGCAAAGGGAGCGGTGAATGCGCTGACGCGGGAGTGGGCGATCGCGTTCGCACCGGATGGGGTGCGGGTGAATTGTGTGGTGCCCGCCGAATGTCTTACGCCGCAGTATGAGAACTGGTTCAACAGCCTGCCCGATCCGGCGGCGACGAAGGCGAGTGTGGAGCGGTTGGTGCCGTTGGGTAAACGCATGACGGTGCCGGAGGAAATCGCGGTGGCGGTGGTGTTTTTGGCATCGCCAGTGTCAGCGCATACGACGGGGCAGATCCATTTTGTGGATGGGGGATATACGCATCTAGATCGGGCGATAACGGGGGAGCATGCGAAGTGGGGGTAGGAAGAGAAGCAGAGTCTTATGAGATTGCTGTTAATCATCCTCATATGAGTGAGATCACGACAATTGATCAGGTTTCCGAAGAGAAAGGTGCTGTGATCTTATCCTTGCAGCAATTTTCTTCTTCGGAGGACCGAGAAGCAATGGTCGTTTTTCAAGACAAGCTGAATGGTTATATCAGCGCGGTAAAGAATGAAGGATTGTATGAACAGTTTCCTGACCTTAAGGATAAACCTGTCCGTATCCGTTTAATTTGCAGCCATGAACTCACGCCGGTCGTGAAAGCAAAACTCGATCGTGTGAATGCGACGCTAGCGGAGGTCTCTATTGGATTTGAAGTGGTTTTGATCAAGGTTGAAGCAGGCGGGCGTGATATGCTTAAAGAGCGTATCATCTCGTGGGTAAATTGTTTTAGAGGGAAGCAGTGAGGTTGGTCAGTGCTGCCTCCTCACGTCGGCAGCTACGATAAAAAAACCGCCGGGGATTGCTCCACGGCGGTTGGTGTTTTCAGATTGTTCCGTGCTTACTTGAAGTAAGCGTGGTTCCGGTTGCCGCCGGAGAGGAGGAAGGCGACGAGGTCGGCGACTTCGTCATCCTTCAGCACATTGATGAGGCCTTCGGGCATCATTGAGGTCTTGGAAGGCTCCACGGATTGCACCTGACGGCTGTCGATGCCGATGGCCTGGTTGGGGTCGAACATGTCGGTGTTGAAGCGCATGTTGTCACCCGCGAGATTCACCACGCGACCATTGTAGCTGTCACCATTCTTCAGGGTGATGACCACGGAGCCGAACTGGTCGCTGATCTCCTTGTTCGGGTCGAGGATGGATTCCAGCAGATCGCGTGCATTGAAGCGGCCCGCCACACCCGTCAGGTCGGGGCCGACGGCGCCGCCATCCGAATCAAAACGATGGCAGGAGGCGCAACCCACGCCGGCGTAGATCTGGCGACCGCGCTCAAAGTTGCGTTTCTTCAACTGCTTCTCGACCAGCGGAGCGAGTTCCTTGAGCGTCCATTCCTTCGAGAAGGTGCGGCCTTCCATGAACTCGGCCATCAGAGATTTCGTCTCCGGTTTGGCCTCGAGGATGGGCTTGAGTTCGACGAGTTCCGCCGGGTTCAAGTTCGCCGTGGCTTCGTCTTTGAAGTTCTTGATGAAGCCGCTGAGACTGTTGCCGCCCTTGAAGTTGGCGGCTTTCAGGAACCAGCTGAAGTAGGTCTTGCGCAGGTCCATCGTCCAGCCGGTCTTGAGGGAGCGGAGCATGCGGGCGTAATC
The genomic region above belongs to Verrucomicrobiia bacterium and contains:
- a CDS encoding protein-tyrosine-phosphatase — protein: MSDVPLRILFVCGKNLRRSPTAEAVYRNDPRVEVRSAGVSEKSKHRVTEKDLAWAELVLVMERKHKARILEAFGGLENLPRIESLEIPDEFEFMEEELVELIRGGVEDFLSALNEQ
- a CDS encoding SDR family oxidoreductase, whose product is MDLKLKNKVALVTGGARGIGEAIVRLLVMEGARVAIVDRNRESGEALAAQLQGAGANVLFVSADLTVEADCLKAVEQTVKTFGQLDIVVNNAGVNDGVSLEQAPAEFMQSLQLNLFHVYAITHHARVALRASKGVVINISSKVAVTGQGKTSGYAAAKGAVNALTREWAIAFAPDGVRVNCVVPAECLTPQYENWFNSLPDPAATKASVERLVPLGKRMTVPEEIAVAVVFLASPVSAHTTGQIHFVDGGYTHLDRAITGEHAKWG
- a CDS encoding DUF6572 domain-containing protein, translating into MSEITTIDQVSEEKGAVILSLQQFSSSEDREAMVVFQDKLNGYISAVKNEGLYEQFPDLKDKPVRIRLICSHELTPVVKAKLDRVNATLAEVSIGFEVVLIKVEAGGRDMLKERIISWVNCFRGKQ